In the genome of Mangifera indica cultivar Alphonso chromosome 9, CATAS_Mindica_2.1, whole genome shotgun sequence, the window GTTTCCTGCAATATCAGCTTCTTTATTAGCTAGAACAGATGTAAATCAATAACCAACTGAAAAAGCAAAGTGTATACACTCGTTTACATGAACACAGTTGACCTGGTGATTCTGAGATTCATTATAATCCCTTTGCAAACCACTTATAAAAGGTACATTCGTCTGAGAGTCATTCCTTTCAAAAACAGTAGGGCCAGCAACTTGCTCCTTGACTTGACCTGAGAAACTTGAAGAACACAATAAACAATAGCACAGCAATGTTAAGATAACAGTACGCCACAAAGGAAGGGTAGGAGGCACATGCAGAAACAACAAACATGGCAACAAGACTTttataattatagaatttataaaTTCCTGCATAAGCAGGTTAACAATGAAACGATTTGATTCCACCAGAACCTCAACACTCAAAGTAAAATATAACTTTGGCAACAGTAACAAATTATGTACTAAGTTGAAATATAATACAAAGGTGTGCCTGGATTGGGAAAAAATACATTTACTCAGGCAAAGCTCTTTCAAGATAAATAATAAGTCAAGCTGCGGCTGATTCAATTAATAAAGCCAGCAGAGAAGCCAATCCAAAACCACTTGGAGCAGTTTTGATAGATCATTGTCAACTATACcagataaataatatgaataactGATGGAAACTGTGATGAAATAACTAGGTATACGAGGATGATGCATGTAGCACAAAAAGTTCCATGTTTACATGCATAAAGTAATGTAAAGTAAACCATCTTCCATCAATCTCACAACCCAACACTGATGCCAAGATAGCCAATTGGACCACTAACATCGATCTAGATGAATCGAGGTATTATTTGTTCATATTCCAAATCTCCGAGTAGAAAGTAATTTAAATAGAGCTGaataattagattgaattatgaAGCAAACCACTAAAACTCATTTAATTTGAAGCCATagttacttaccaaaaaaaatagtTGGGTTGTGAGCACTTGTAACAAAATGTACAAAAGGACTTCATCTAAACCATTAATAAGAAGGATATGTGTATGATAAGCCACCCATTATCAAGGTCTATCAAAGAAAGAAGGGCAGCAATGCAATTCCGCCGCATGGTGAAATGCATTCAGTAGATAAGGCTGGAGCATTCAAATTAGAATCAGATAAGGCCAGAACATGTGTGCAGGATAGCATAACAGATAATATGTTTGAATTGGAATGCTGGCAGGATAACAAAATAGATAATGTATTTGAACTGAGTTGTTGGTTGAAAAATGGGAGGATAATAATACATTTTGAGGGAGCTGATACACTTATAAATAAAAGGAGAACGCTGGAGGAAGGCatcaaggaaaaattaaaagggaATTTCAGGATTTTGGGGGCTTCAGCCTAGACGACTGGCACCTTTGCTGCCAGTATTCATTGCGTTTACTGTTATTGATAATTTCAGAATAATTCCAGCATAACATTGGCTGTATTTTGTTAGTTTCGATTAATAAAGCAATTTCCATTGAGCCAAATTTGTGTTACAATGAAAGCAAAAATTATATCCACTATTTACATTATTTCCAAAAGGATTACAGCAAGTTGCAGCCCAGGTATCCATCAGTGTACTTTCCTAGaagtaaatcatttttttacCAACCTTCTTGCAATTCttcatacataaaattttattaaaaaaaaattcgcCTAACCAGCCTCTTTGTTCACAAGCATGGTTAATGATATATGTTTCTTGATTGCTCAacaatttttcttgttaatgaTAATCTATTTCATAACCACATTAGAACATTCCCTTCCACATGAAAACtgcataattaaaataatcaatccTAGATAACTTTGGTAAATTGATGGTAATTAGTTATCCATTTGTAAGTCTAGTTTTGTTCAAAAGCCATAGACTCATATATCCAACAGAACAACTCTATTCAGGCAGCTTGCCATAAGCTGCCACTAATCTTATCCATGTCCTCAATTGAAAAAGTGACAGCTTAATGCAGATACTAGGCTAggacaattaaaaaaagaaaaacacagaGCAACCGAGAATACTTTGTTTACCAGGAGTGACATACTCAAAAGCTTCAGCATCACAACAGAGAACTTTGTTGTGAAGTTCTAAAGGCTCCACATATCTACAAGAGACTGGATTTAGCTTGTCTCTAAAATGcctacaaattaaaaaaaaaaaaacaaatgaaacaattacattgaaaaaaaaaaaaaacacctctCTGCCAGTCATTTTCTAGAGAAATCACAAACTATACACAGGCATGGttcattaatcattttaataaattaaattttgtctaAATAGTACTTCCAAAAAGTAGTTTCTCAATTTCGTATCCTTACTTAACATTATGGGCAAAACTGTAcgttcaaaatttgaaaacactaaataacaaattcaaatacaGCCGAAATTCAAACTCATATGATTTACACtacagaaacaaaaaattaaatcaattacaACGAAGCATATGCAAATCAAAGAGAAAACACGTCGcctaaattcaaataaaaaaatgaaattccgTTAAACTTTTGCACAgagcattaattaaaataaattttacactAAAATAACACTCGTTAAACTTTTGCATTCCAATTCGAAAAACTACGAAGCAAAACAAATACATTCTTTCTTccaaaaaacttttttaaaaaaaagtccAAAGTTCAGCTTGCTTATTGTTAACACTtaattatgatgaaaaaaaaaaacgcgACACTTACAGGTAAGACACATCAGTTTCGCGCAGCAGGTCAGTAATTCGACTGGACTGAGCGAGAATCTCGGGACGATTTAACGACCTATAACTACCATAGCTACCAGTACTCACTTCATCGAACAGACAGAGGTCCGGATCCGACGCGCCACAGAAGACAGGAAGCGACAGCAGCGGCAAGCACGTAGCTACTTCAGAGTGTATGGTGTTGGACAGTCCGATGCCTCGGGGGCCCGCACCGAAGCCTGAGCGGGAGCCCGAAGCTGAATTACTTGGAAAGCTGCTCATCGATTAAGTAATTAATCAGTGAGTCGGCAAGTCGCGGAGGAAAAACAATGCATGAAGGCGAGGGACAATAGTTTAACAACGCGGAAATTGAAGGTGAATTTGGTGGGAATTGGGGCGGATTTGAGAGAGAGGGAGAGTTTTGAGCCctagaagaaaaatgaaaatgatagaaAGAAGCAATTGGCGGGGAAAATCACTTTTATCAATGTTTTTAGGAAggatatataattgaaattatcaaaatacccctgGCTTTTgtgtattttgtaattaattttggaGGGatggtatttatttttaaatatgtatataatttttcctctattttaaaattttacttatttatatgattatattagtatgaaattttgaatacaaaatttatattaagattTGTGTGGACCAAAAATGGAGGTAAGAggtaattcataatttttaattagtttaaaattaaagactaattcaaatcgaattaaattaaataaagacagacttaattttgttttaatataaaaaattaatttaaaattaaatttgacttatttgaattattaaagaaaaatatgaagattTATTCGTAAAAGAAACTTTTATACAATCATATTAATGTGTTAAGAgggtttgagttaaaattttttttattataaactaaACTTGTTTGTCAAACAATAACATGAATTTAAATAACTTAGGTAGAATACATCCTAATTTAGGCAATAAACAATTTTCAacaaacatttataattgtttcataaATTTAGTGGGTGAATTTTGActagttttcaaattaatgCATGCTTTTTTTGTACGGCCAAATCTTACATAATGTCAATGTAATCTTGtccaaatatattttcatttgaattttgtaTCTACTAAAATGCCCTTGCCTTGGAAATCTATGACGAGTTAAGCACCTGACCGGTTGACCTCCTCCTACTTCACCCTCCATTGGAAATCTCCAAGAACAGCCACCCAggtttttatctattttaaattaccCCAACCTTTTTTCCGATCATAAGTATAAACATGACAAACGGATGGGCTGCATGCAGGTATATGTGAAACAAGGTTTGCGTTCACAGTCGTCGGATCTGTGTCCATAAAATACTCATTTTTACATGGGGGTCTAATACACaagtttatgaaattaattttaaaagaaaataatttttaatatttcacccAATTCGTTGAACTGACACATTTCAAACTCGTCAAACTTGTCCCTCTTAATCACTTTGGACTCCTCTGAACTTCTCTTATGTCTCTACTTCTTCCACCAAGGTCAACTCAATGTCATCACAACAACCATTGGCGATTACACAAGCTTAACCAATAGCTTccaagatattttaaaattctcttCACCAAAATAGAGAAACAAAATAGGCTCATGATtcttatttaaatatgattaatcatgataattcaaatagattgaattgtTGAATTTGGGGCCATCAAAACTAGCTAGAATTAGAATTATATTCATCCCATAATATTTTGAGAGCTTGGATAATACAAGTTAAGCTTCAATTTATCATATCACagcaataaaagataaaaagagttGCAACAACAAAAGATTTATAAGTAGAATAATATTCAAAGATTTTATTACAATCTTGACAATTTGTCACCAAGTACAAACACAATCTAAGGATTGCACCTTTTTAAAAGGCATGTACAGACATTGAACATGATTCAAACTTGAGCCCCTTAGGGCAGTCTCTGCAAGGAAGGTGAGGGAGGGGATTCAGACAACTCTCCACAAACAGTCCTCCACAAAATAGGCCAAATAGGCAAAATAATGAAAGACCCAAAGACAAATAGGTAGCTAGTTTAAACCAAGTTTGATATGTCAATTTCTTGAATTGGCCAAAGGTTCAGCATTCACTTCCAATCTAGCATGTCTAATAGCCACAAGACCTCTTCCTTAGAGCTTGCAGCATCACAGAAATCCATTTCAAGTGCAAAAACATTAAGGATGCCTTCATTTCCATCGTCCGTGAAATGCAAAGAAATCCATGCTCGGATTTCGGAAATGAAAGGGTATGCAGGGGCGAAGTCAAGGTACTCAAATGCATGAGCCCTGTGGGACGATCTATCTATGTAATCAAACCTGGATTTATCAATTATGCAAGCAACTCTGTTGGGATCCTTCCGTCCCACTAGCACTGATGCACTCACAGTCAGGCTCCAAGGAATAGTAAACCTTGGCTCAACAGGTATGATCATCTTGTACTCAGGGTCATCAGTATGATATCTTAGCATGTCTGATATTCCAGGCGGTGGGATCTTGATTCCATTCTGGAAGACAGGGCCTGGAACTACTTCAGAGAAAATCAATTTATCTTCAGTCCAAACGTCAATGAAAAATTCCAAATCCTCAAAGGAAAGTCTTGGTGGCAAGAGAGTTCGACGCAGCTGCCGTTTGTAAAAGGTCTGATATAATTTGTAGTAGGTTGCAGAGGGAGGATTTGGACGTTTGCAAATTGAAGGCCACCTGCTTGCACATAAACATTTCCAGAAGTAATCATCCTGGGCTATGTCTCTCCACTGCTTAGACACTACCATACAGGAAGCAAGGTCAACTCCATCCAATAAAGGAAAAACAGCTTTTAGAATTTCTTCATTTGTCATTTTTAGCCAGAGAACAAAAATCAAATGCAGAATGATAAATGTTCCAGCAACTATTTACAGCTTTGGACAAACTGAAGGGTGAAGCCAGTTGATTCTGTGGAATTTTCCTGTTAATCAGAAgatatgaaatttcaaattaaacagCAAACCAAATGTCAACATTAGAGTTTAAAGTTAGAACATTAAAAGCAAAGATGTGGCCGTGAATTATCAGGAAATATTATTGTTCACTTATTTCCTAAAGAAAACACGTATTCACTTTCAACTAGCTGTATGAACGTACATGCAAACTTTAATTGACATCAATAGATAATAATTAACCAGCCTCTATGTTACTAGGTTATGATCATAATTCCACATGATGAAGAATTGTCTAAAACAGACATCAGCAGACCATCAATACATGTCTGAGACATATATATGCAAAGGGCAATACCAAACTCCTCCAAAACCTAAATACtttctcaatatatatataaatatacatacatacatatatatatgtgtgtgtgtgtgtgtgtgtgtgtgtgtgtgtatacggAAAAGTGATCCAGATGGTCATTATCCATTCTTCTCATCAATGAAAATAACAGTAAAGTTTCAATCAATGGACCATCAAAAGAATCCTTCTATTCaacctttaaaaaaatctaatcaagCAAATTACATGTATATGGTTATAATTCCATTGATGTAAGTCAACTTAGAATACACCATGATTTCACACTGATGAAACCGTGAAGCTAACCATAAACACATCATGATGACAAATGCTAATGCATAAACacaaaatttcaagcaaaaatcTACTCAAATGCAGTCATAGTTGACATTCAAAAACCAAATTCATCTCCTTCTGGCAACAACACttcaagaaaattataagaCCTCCAACACCAGCACTAGAGTAACAATAACCCAGAAGCATCATGCAGCGTACAGTAAAGCTTAGTAATAACCAATGAACAATTGACGAACATCGCAAGGTAACAAGATTAAGCAACTCATCACACAATATATCACAATCGCTGGCTTCAGAGTTCATACGAAATGATAACAAAGCCAAATTACAACAACTTGACTTTGCATAACATTAACAAACAATTGCTTTTCTTCTAATGACCAAATTTTTCTTAATCAAAACAAAGGTTAAAATTTCAGATACCCAGTTGAAGTTTCGATCATACAAACAAAACCCATGTcctataaacaaaatcacaacaACTTCATTTTGCATAACATTTTCAAACAATGGCTTTTTCATCAAAGTCAAAGTAAAGatttttatcaaaacaaaagttaaaatttcagaCACCCAGTTGAAGTTTCAATCAGACGAACAAAACCCATGTCCTATACAACCAAATCCACATATATAATTCTGACATTATAACGGAGAGAAAGAGACAAACCAAACCTTAGAtggagccaaaaaaaaaaaaaaaccgaaaaTTGAAGCGAGGATAAAAGTTGAGATGTTAGAAAGAAATTGACAGAGGATTGGGCAATTGAATTACGCACCTAATTTGTTGTTGAAAATGAATGGGAAAAACCCTAGATTTCAGTTCGTATTGAAAGCACAGAATGAAAAAGGTAAAACAACTAGAGAAAGCGAAAAATAAAGACGACATTGTCAATTTAAGCCGCAAATTTTGGCTGCCATGTGGATGTGGTAGCCTTCCTTAGGAATAGGGTTGAATTTGATGGACcatgtttaattttgaattcgAGCTCACATGGTTATATTGGATCAGTCTAGTTCCATCTGAGTATTATATTCGTTTTCGTAAAATAAATTAGGCCGAAAGattattcccactcaaagtatcATAGGTTTTCTAGTTTTAtctcttaattataaaaattttaaatatttatttataaaaaattaaatctattaattttaaaaataaaattattatttaatctataatattaaaaataaattaaaatttaatttttttttctaatttaaatcttaaaaactaaaatttacctcttcatccaaattttaaaaaataatatttttcctttatagtttagttttcaattttggtTGTCAAATTTGATGCTATTATCCACAACAAATCACTATACTACGACGGTCTCTCTCCCTTTCTTTGAAACACTGATTAATAAAGATCTCATCTTTTTAAACGAGAAGTTTTATCTTTTTGATAAAGCTCTTCGTCTCTTCAACTTCATTCAACGTCAATCGAATATTCAACTGAGAAAAGAGAGGTGGTCGAAAAGAGAGAAAACATTAAGAGAGAGAGGCCACTGATAATGAtaccaaagtttaaaaactaaaccttggagagaatatcattttttaaaacttgacctataaaaaaaatagttagtttttaaggtttaggggggaaaaaagaaataaaattttaagagattagacttccgttaattttaatagctcataagtagataaataagattttcaaaattaaatgatagaAAATTGGGATAAGAtgatactttgggtgagaaatagtacTTTggacaataaattaatattaaattaaatataaaataaaattattttttaattaggtttaaatctcattttatcaattttgaatggatttttttaattcaaatagatttaaaattaagttttgtttaTAATTCACCTTATCTGAATTCAACTCTATATATTCAATGATAATTTGGATATATTAAGAGGGTGTTTGTTTGGGAAATGtcttattaacaaaattggaagattatcttgaagataaataGTCTTAAacattactggatataaattattactgtatttaataaaatttaaaaaaaattaataggtataaataattattatatttggttaaagataataaaaaatattaatatattattttatttaaatgcatttgtgtataattattctaaaatattttttatattagttattgtattaattgaaaatgatattattttttacttaaaaaattaataaataaaaatataattataataaaatcaaaattatattagtaatattttaatacctaaaatagatgtggtaattagattactccttatattacctgtcacatcaccattagtaatagaaaattatcagaatcttttattacttataaaccaaataaagtaatgtaagtaatagAAGATAGAGTATTAAAgtaactttttaacttttttaaccAAATACCCCCTCAGTGTAAAGTTATTTGTAACACATGAAACcatatgtttattattattattattattttatttgtaattgggGTATGTTTGAgtcaatttttacattttttgatAAGAGATATCATTGAAGATCAtcgataagataaataataatactaacTAAATGACTAATATTATCGAGAATATATAAAGTATCATTGAAAGTGGATTCAACCTAAATTATCAATTTGCACactaaatcaaactgaattaacTTAATTCGAGTATAACCTTATACGCATTGAGCAAATTAAAGACAGATCATTCACGCCCCAATTATAATATGTTAGAGGAATTATATTTTACTAACTTTTAATGTTGTTGCATATTTAAAGGGGTGTCAAAAATGAATTAAGCAATACCACTCAAAATAATTAATCTAAACTAAAAGacttgaattttatataaaaaagtatacGTTGTTAGTAGAGTGTTTATATGACTTTATACTTTTacatgattttcaattttttaaacttaacatcTAGCTCTTGAGATAAGATTTTTCCAATATTTGTACATCATCATTTATCACAATCCCTGTGTGGAGAGTTATTgtaacaattcaatcatttgacatatattaacaataagtaatattacatatattaacaataaatataaatacaaatcaaAAAGTTGATGTACCCTTATAtaattgtgtttttttatttttatttcaaaattatctaattagataataacaattttccctttGAATCCATGTTTATTGCATTAAGTAACAAAATCTGAATGACAAGAACTTTTACAGACAACTTATGGCCAGAACCTTACGTAAAGAAGCTTTAACAATTTGCGAAGAGCTTGTTAGTTATGTCTTAAGCCATTCAACAAAATGCATGAAATTATTGGAGGAGCAACCACCTTCTTTGATGTGATTCATCAACCTTTCCTTGAGTTCCATGGCATTGTCTCTATACTTAAAATCATTCTGCAGTTCctcaattttacttttaatttcttctcGTATAATTATTATCCCACTTCCATCCTTTTCGAACCCCAATCCGACCTTCCAAACATTACAAATGTAGTTCTCATTGTGCATCTGGTCCGCGAAGTACGGCCAACACAAGAACGGTACCCCAATTGCCGATGCCTTCCATGGTGGAGTTCCATCCACAGTGACTTATGAAGCAAGCAATGGAAGGATGTCCCAAAACCTTCTGCTGAGGTGCCCAACTAACTATATACCCTCGAGTCTTGACTCTGTCTTTGAATCCTTCAGGGTAAGCATCATTTATTTTGGCTGTGACATCAGGACGAACGACCCAGAGGAACGGTCTGTTGGAGAGTTCAAGTCCCAGAGCCAGTTCCTGGAACTGGGTTCGGTTGAAAACTGTTGTTCTGCCAAAGCCAATGTATATAACTGACTGCGGTTGTTGCTGATCGAGCCATTTCAAACAAGCTAAGTCCTCTTGCCAGAAGCTGCCTGCACAGTCTCCCAGTCGGTTCCTTGCTAAAAGTGGACCGATTTGTATGAAGTTTGGATCAGAGTTAAAAGCTGCAGGCTCAAGGTCATGAGTTGAATTGCAAAGCACCCACTCAGCCAGTTTTATTGATAGGTTGTTTTTGACAGAGTTTTCAAAGAAGAGTTTCTGCGCTTCTGATTTGCCAAGCCAGAGAAATCCTATGTGTGCTCTGCTCATGACAGGCATGGTTGGCGATAGCTGAAACACTTCTTTCTTTGGAGTCCCTGGAAAGGAAATCAACACCGAAATAAACCATATACCTGTCAGCTATTAGGAGAAAACGGATTCGAGGCTACATACGAGATCAACAAAGCAAATAGTTAtacaataaaatgaaatatcaCGCATTAGACGACAGCTATTCATGAGATAAACTCACAACACAGCGAGTAACGTCTAGCAGGTAACACCTTATCCACTATATGATAAGGAGAAGGCAATGGGTAGCTAAACACTGCTCACAGGTTTGGTGGTTTGTCCCCCTGCAACGTCGCCCACTCATTTGGGAACAGGGCTCCGTATGCATCAACATAGCACTTTATAAACGAAGTGGTCGCCGATTTTAACACTATTACGCTCATAAAATCTATCAGCGTAATATCAAATTATGCTATACTTAACTTGCAAGACATAGTGATAGATGCTCTTACCATCATGGTCAAAAATTTCATCATCAATCAACTTTTGAATTCCTGATCTTAAGAGGAGCTGTGAAGCTGCTGCACAATAGAAGACAGCTCGCCTGATTCCCTTCTTCACTGCAATTTCCATGGGCCAGTTAAGAACTGGATTAGCTAGAACACAAGTGATCTTATTATCACTATCTGATGCATTAATCTGATGAATCAGCTCCTCAACTTTTTTTGGCATAAGCCAGAAGATTGCTTCAAGAAACTTCTCTGCGGATTGACATGTCGTTGTTATCTCAGAAGAAGACTCCTGTCTCAGTGAAACGGAAACAAGATGAGCCTGATCCCAAATACCATCCTTCCGTGCCAATACCCCATGACCCTCTTATGATTTTCCTCTGTGTTCACAAATGTAATTCTGATG includes:
- the LOC123224729 gene encoding F-box protein At5g39250-like → MTNEEILKAVFPLLDGVDLASCMVVSKQWRDIAQDDYFWKCLCASRWPSICKRPNPPSATYYKLYQTFYKRQLRRTLLPPRLSFEDLEFFIDVWTEDKLIFSEVVPGPVFQNGIKIPPPGISDMLRYHTDDPEYKMIIPVEPRFTIPWSLTVSASVLVGRKDPNRVACIIDKSRFDYIDRSSHRAHAFEYLDFAPAYPFISEIRAWISLHFTDDGNEGILNVFALEMDFCDAASSKEEVLWLLDMLDWK
- the LOC123226368 gene encoding UDP-glycosyltransferase 83A1-like; protein product: MGNPHVLVGHVLPLLELSQCLLNRGIRITFVNTEENHKRVMGYWHGRMESSSEITTTCQSAEKFLEAIFWLMPKKVEELIHQINASDSDNKITCVLANPVLNWPMEIAVKKGIRRAVFYCAAASQLLLRSGIQKLIDDEIFDHDGTPKKEVFQLSPTMPVMSRAHIGFLWLGKSEAQKLFFENSVKNNLSIKLAEWVLCNSTHDLEPAAFNSDPNFIQIGPLLARNRLGDCAGSFWQEDLACLKWLDQQQPQSVIYIGFGRTTVFNRTQFQELALGLELSNRPFLWVVRPDVTAKINDAYPEGFKDRVKTRGYIVSWAPQQKVLGHPSIACFISHCGWNSTMEGIGNWGTVLVLAVLRGPDAQ